GGCATGGCTGGAGCAGCCGTGGCGGTGCGGCCGCTTTGCTTGCACTCGCGTTGTTGCCGCACGGTGCGCATGCGCAGGACACGCCCAGCGAGCAGATGCTCAATCACCTGCGTGCGCGACTCACTGAAGCACCGACCTGCACACCCGATTGCGCGGCGGTTGCGCTGGCGCAGTTCCAGGTGGGCGGGGACAACGTAGCCGTGGATCTGGAAGTCCATGCCGGTACGCCGGTGGCCGTGCCGCTGCCGCAGGGCGACGACGCGCTGCAACTGCTGGACGTGTCGCTGGATGGCCATGATGCCGCGCTCTCACGCAAGCCGGATCTCACCCTGGTCAAGGTCGATCGCGGCGTGCATCACCTCACCCTGCGTTATCGCGTGTCGGCGGTGGATACCACCAGCCTGCACTTTGCGCTGGTTCCGCAGCGAGTGGTATTCCATGGCGATGGCTGGGCGCCGAACGGCCTGGACGACGGTCACCTGCTGGGCGACAGCCTGGCGCTCAACCGTGTGCGCAGTGCCGGCGATGGCAGTGCACCGACGGCAGCCGAGCAGGCCTTCCCGCCCTACGTAAAATTGACTCGCACGCTGCAGCTCGGCAACGAGTGGACCGTGAGCAACACGGTCGAGCGCATCGCGCCGCTCGACGGCGGCTTCAGTCTGGATCTTCCGCTGTTGCCGGGCGAGCATCCGCTGGGAGACAACGCCCGCGTGCACGACGGGCGCATCGGCGTCACCTTCAGCGGTGGCCAGAACACCGTGCGCTGGACCAGCCGGCTCGACCACAGCGACAAGCTCGTGCTCAACGCACCGGCACTCGGCGAACGCGCGGAACAATGGGTGGTGCAGTCGGCACCGATCTGGCACGTCGATGCCAAGGGCGTTCCGGCCACGCTCAGCGACAACGGCCTGACCTACCAGCCACTGCCCGGCGAAAGCCTGACGGTCGACATCCACAAGCCCAAGGCCGTGGCGGGCGACAGCCTCGCGTTCGACAGCGTCTCCGTACATGGCAACGTGGGTGAGCGCGCAACGGAAACCGAGCTGGAACTCGAGCTGCGCAGCACGCGTGGCGGTGAGCATCCGATTGGCGTGCCGGCCGGCACGGAACTGCTGGAGGCTTCCCGCGACGGTGCACCCATCAGCGTGGCCATCCGCGACGACAAGATCAGCCTGCCCGTGCTGCCGGGCGTGCACGCCTATGCGCTGCGCGTGCGCGAACCGCGTGGCGTGTCGCTGTTCATGCGTACGCCAACCTTCACGCTCAACGCACCGGTGGCGAACATCGACATCAACCAATCCGTGCCGGAAAGCCGCTGGGTGCTGTGGACCTGGGGGCCGGTGGACGGACCTGCCGTGATGTACTGGTCGCAACTCATCGTGTTGCTGCTCGCTGCATGGCTGCTGGCGCGCTACGCGCCGACGCCACTGAAGTGGCACCAGTGGTTGCTGCTCGGCCTGGGCTTCTCCGCCTTTGCCTGGGGCGCTTATGCGATGGTGGTGGCGTGGCTGATCCTGATCGGGTTGCGGGCGCGTCACAGCCTGCCGGCGCGGTACGGTGCGCTGTTCAACGCATCGCAGGTAGCGCTGGTGCTGGTCACCGTCATCGCCATCGCCGTACTCGTTTCCGCCGTTCCCAAGGGCTTGCTGGGCCTGCCCGACATGCATGTGGCCGGCAACCCCTTCGATGCATGGAATCTCCACTGGTTCGCCGACCAGGCGGACAGCGTACTGCCGCAGGGCGGCGTGCTCAGCGTGTCGCTGTGGGTCTGCAAGATCGCCATGCTGCTGTGGGCGCTATGGCTGGCCAACGCGTTGATCGGCTGGCTGCGCTGGGGCTTCGAGGCATGGAGCCAGGGCGGCTACTGGCGCAAGGGACAAGCCAAGGCTGCCGAGCCGCCGCCGGTGCCCGAGGTATCGGAGTAAACAGAAAAAGGCGCCGCGATGGCGCCTTTTTTCTTCATGTGAGATGGCAAGGTTACGGAGACACTTCCTTGCCGGACGCCACGCCGCCACCGATATGCCGATCAAGGAACTGCACCATGCGCTGCATCATCTCGGCGATGTTGGCTTCGTCGTAGAAGCCATGCCCTTCATTCGGCTTGTAGATCCATTCATGGGCGATGTTGCGCTTGAGCAGGGCGTCATGCAGCGACTGCCCCTGGATCGGGGGTACGCGTTCGTCCTTGCCGCCGACGATGAGCATCACGGCTGCTTTCAGGCTATCGAGCTGATTGACGGGTGAGTGTGCGGCCAGCGCCGTCATGTCGGTACCCATGGTGGCGCGCAGGTAGTCGCCGCCCAGACTCATTTTTGAGGTGTCGCCTTGCTTGAAGTGCAGCGGTAGGTCGTAGATAGCCGGGTTGCGGGTCAGCGCGGTGACGCCGCCGCCTTTGTAGCTGGTCTCCTGGGGACCACCGGAGAAGCGAATGACTGAACCGTCCGGGCGATGCAGGGTGGTTGACTTGCACACACCGCTGTCGGGCGGGTTGTCGGTGCAGTTGGTGTCCAGGCTGTAGGCCAGGTTGTTGCTCCAGCTGCCGCCGTTGTAATACAGCGCGAAACGCAGGCCCATGTCGCCCGGCAAGGCGAACAATGGGTAGGTTTCCACCTTGGTGCCGCTGAAGGTGATGATGGGGTCGGCATCGGTGTTGGGGTTGCCGCCACCTTCGCAACAGTCGGTGGTGCAGCTGTTGGGGATGTTTGACACCACCGCCGACGGCTCTCGATTGGCGGTGGCATAGAGGCGGCCCGTTGAGCCGTTACCGGTCGGCGTGAAAATGATGCCGGGAGGCGGCATTTTCTTCGGAATGTTGGCCGTGACGTTCATTTCCGGAAGATCTTTTGCCGTGTTCTCATTCGCCTGTTTGGCAGTAATTGGCTTATCAATGGCGGCTTCAACCCCTCCGCTGAACCAGGTCAACAGCGCCCACGTCACGACGGACAGGCGTTGCTTCCATCCCATGGACATCATGTGTTTCTCCCCGTTTGTATCGACGCGGACGTATGGACGTCCTTCGGCCAAAGTCCCTGTGCGATAGGTTCAACGAACGGGTGGGGAATTGAAGGCGTCCGGGGCGGACGGTGTGTGTAGTTCCACGCCTTGTGTTGATGCCTTCCTCCATCAGTCGATGCCGACGTATTTCAGTACTCGGCGAA
The nucleotide sequence above comes from Dyella telluris. Encoded proteins:
- a CDS encoding prolyl oligopeptidase family serine peptidase, with product MAEGRPYVRVDTNGEKHMMSMGWKQRLSVVTWALLTWFSGGVEAAIDKPITAKQANENTAKDLPEMNVTANIPKKMPPPGIIFTPTGNGSTGRLYATANREPSAVVSNIPNSCTTDCCEGGGNPNTDADPIITFSGTKVETYPLFALPGDMGLRFALYYNGGSWSNNLAYSLDTNCTDNPPDSGVCKSTTLHRPDGSVIRFSGGPQETSYKGGGVTALTRNPAIYDLPLHFKQGDTSKMSLGGDYLRATMGTDMTALAAHSPVNQLDSLKAAVMLIVGGKDERVPPIQGQSLHDALLKRNIAHEWIYKPNEGHGFYDEANIAEMMQRMVQFLDRHIGGGVASGKEVSP